The following proteins are co-located in the Oceanimonas sp. GK1 genome:
- a CDS encoding ammonium transporter: MDALTEVKFALDTFYFLMSGVLVMWMAAGFAMLEAGLVRAKNTTEILTKNILLFAIACTMYLLVGYHIMYVDNPEGGWLPSLGGLIGSTSADADHALESDFFFQVVFVATAMSIVSGAVAERMKLWAFLAFCVVMTGFIYPLEGYWTWGGGFLSQWGFSDFAGSGIVHMAGAAAALAGVLLLGARKGKYGKSGEIHPIPGSNMPLATLGTFILWMGWFGFNGGSQLLVSDVENATAVAKIFVNTNAAAATGAIGALLVTKLTWGKADLTMILNGALAGLVAITADPLSPGHLWAAAIGLLAGVLVVYAIVGLDRLRIDDPVGAISVHGVCGMLGLILVPVANPDATLFAQLAGIVVIGGWSFGASLLVWYGLKRSMGIRVGEEEELSGMDRIDCGIDAYPEFVTIKPR; the protein is encoded by the coding sequence ATGGATGCACTGACCGAAGTGAAATTTGCCCTCGACACCTTTTATTTTCTGATGTCGGGCGTGCTGGTGATGTGGATGGCCGCCGGCTTCGCCATGTTGGAGGCGGGCCTGGTAAGGGCCAAGAACACCACCGAAATCCTGACCAAAAACATTCTGTTGTTTGCCATCGCCTGCACCATGTACCTGCTGGTGGGCTACCACATCATGTATGTGGACAACCCGGAAGGGGGCTGGCTGCCCAGCCTGGGCGGCCTGATTGGCAGCACCAGCGCCGATGCGGACCACGCCCTGGAATCCGACTTCTTCTTCCAGGTGGTGTTTGTGGCCACCGCCATGTCCATCGTGTCCGGGGCCGTGGCCGAGCGCATGAAGCTGTGGGCCTTTCTCGCCTTCTGTGTGGTGATGACCGGCTTTATCTATCCGCTGGAAGGTTACTGGACCTGGGGCGGTGGTTTCCTCTCCCAGTGGGGCTTCAGCGACTTTGCCGGCTCCGGCATCGTGCATATGGCCGGCGCCGCGGCGGCCCTGGCCGGGGTTCTGCTGCTGGGGGCGCGCAAGGGCAAGTATGGCAAGAGCGGTGAAATCCATCCTATTCCCGGCTCCAACATGCCGCTGGCGACCCTGGGCACCTTTATTCTGTGGATGGGCTGGTTCGGCTTTAACGGCGGCTCCCAGCTGCTGGTGTCCGACGTGGAAAACGCCACCGCCGTGGCCAAGATTTTCGTCAACACCAACGCCGCCGCCGCCACCGGCGCCATTGGCGCCCTGCTGGTCACCAAGCTGACCTGGGGCAAGGCGGATCTCACCATGATCCTCAACGGCGCCTTGGCCGGACTGGTGGCCATTACCGCCGATCCGCTGTCGCCGGGGCATCTGTGGGCGGCCGCCATCGGTCTGCTGGCCGGCGTGCTGGTGGTGTATGCCATTGTCGGGCTGGACCGGTTGCGTATCGACGATCCGGTGGGCGCCATTTCGGTGCACGGCGTGTGCGGCATGCTTGGTCTGATATTGGTGCCGGTGGCCAACCCCGACGCCACCCTGTTCGCCCAGCTGGCCGGTATTGTGGTGATTGGCGGCTGGTCGTTCGGCGCCAGCCTGCTGGTGTGGTACGGGCTCAAGCGCAGCATGGGCATTCGCGTGGGTGAGGAAGAAGAGCTGTCGGGCATGGATCGCATCGACTGCGGCATCGACGCCTACCCTGAGTTTGTCACCATCAAACCTCGCTAA
- a CDS encoding ABC transporter ATP-binding protein yields the protein MAALTIHDICCSYNGKPVLNGLSLEVEDNEIMCLLGASGCGKTTLLKAVAGLLPVASGDIAINGRPVNGHGLAVVPEERNIGMIFQDYALFPHLNVAQNVAFGLQSKESNKAVIHARVEEVLELVNLAGLGERYPHQLSGGQQQRVAIARALICRPQLMLLDEPFSNIDTQVRMRLIGEIRSLLKQQGISAIFVTHSKEEAFAFADKLALFRAGHIEQVGRPQTLYQHPQTPFVADFLGQSNYVPATVHDSHTLVTPIGSIESQAALNAEPGSEGQLLLRPRQLQLTEDEQGNGRVLEQQFLGAHTRCQVDCQGLLLEVSINEPLPPQARVQVRVAAHALTFFPDQSERRREVA from the coding sequence ATGGCGGCACTGACCATTCACGACATTTGTTGCAGTTACAACGGCAAACCGGTGCTGAACGGCTTGTCGCTGGAAGTGGAAGACAACGAGATCATGTGTCTGCTGGGCGCCAGCGGCTGCGGCAAGACCACGCTGCTGAAGGCGGTGGCCGGGCTGTTGCCGGTAGCGAGCGGTGACATTGCCATTAATGGCCGGCCGGTGAATGGCCATGGCCTGGCGGTGGTGCCGGAAGAGCGTAATATCGGCATGATCTTTCAGGATTATGCGTTGTTTCCCCACCTTAATGTGGCCCAGAACGTGGCCTTTGGTCTGCAGAGCAAGGAAAGCAACAAGGCGGTGATTCACGCCCGGGTAGAGGAGGTGCTGGAGCTGGTGAACCTGGCGGGCCTCGGCGAGCGCTATCCGCACCAGCTGTCCGGCGGCCAGCAGCAGCGGGTGGCCATTGCCCGGGCGCTGATCTGCCGGCCCCAGCTGATGCTGCTGGATGAGCCCTTTTCCAATATCGATACTCAGGTACGGATGCGCCTGATTGGCGAAATCCGCAGCCTGCTCAAGCAGCAGGGGATCAGCGCCATTTTCGTGACCCACAGCAAGGAAGAAGCCTTTGCTTTTGCCGACAAGCTGGCGCTGTTCCGGGCCGGTCACATCGAGCAGGTGGGGCGGCCGCAAACCCTCTACCAGCATCCGCAGACCCCCTTTGTGGCGGACTTTCTCGGACAGAGCAACTATGTGCCGGCCACGGTGCACGACAGCCACACCCTGGTCACGCCCATCGGCTCCATCGAGAGCCAGGCCGCCCTGAATGCCGAGCCCGGCAGTGAAGGTCAGCTGTTGCTGCGACCGCGCCAGCTGCAGCTGACCGAAGACGAGCAGGGCAATGGCCGGGTACTGGAGCAGCAGTTTCTCGGTGCCCATACCCGCTGCCAGGTGGACTGCCAGGGGTTGTTGCTGGAAGTGAGCATCAATGAGCCCTTGCCGCCCCAGGCCAGGGTACAGGTCAGGGTGGCGGCCCATGCCCTGACCTTTTTTCCCGACCAAAGCGAGCGCCGGCGGGAAGTGGCTTAA
- a CDS encoding ATP-binding cassette domain-containing protein, translating to MGIEFSGISKSWFGQEILSQVSLQCDAGETLVLLGPSGAGKSSLLRLMNLLDIPDSGQLAIAGEQFSFPADNNGRLPKRAQALRRKVGMVFQQYHLWPHLTVEQNLLEAPLKVLGMDKAEAQDKAGQLLAQLKLADKRQAWPGSLSGGQQQRVAIARALMMNPEVLLFDEPTAALDPEITKEVAEIIRQLGKTGITQVIVTHEVNFARRVATRVAYLEQGKLVEYGDASLFDHPQTQRLAEFLTH from the coding sequence ATGGGCATAGAATTCAGCGGCATAAGCAAGTCCTGGTTCGGTCAGGAAATTTTAAGCCAGGTTTCGCTGCAATGCGATGCCGGAGAGACATTAGTGCTGCTTGGCCCAAGCGGTGCAGGAAAAAGTTCTTTGCTCAGGCTGATGAACCTGCTGGATATTCCGGATTCCGGCCAGCTAGCCATCGCCGGTGAGCAATTCAGCTTTCCCGCCGACAACAACGGCCGGCTGCCGAAGCGGGCTCAAGCCCTGCGCCGCAAGGTGGGCATGGTGTTTCAGCAATACCACCTGTGGCCCCACCTGACGGTGGAGCAAAACCTGCTGGAAGCGCCGCTCAAGGTACTGGGCATGGACAAGGCCGAGGCCCAGGACAAGGCCGGCCAGCTGCTGGCCCAGCTCAAGCTGGCGGACAAGCGCCAGGCCTGGCCCGGATCCCTGTCCGGCGGCCAGCAGCAGCGGGTGGCCATTGCCCGGGCGCTGATGATGAACCCCGAGGTGCTGTTGTTTGACGAGCCCACGGCGGCCCTGGATCCGGAGATCACCAAGGAAGTGGCGGAGATCATTCGGCAACTGGGCAAAACCGGCATCACTCAGGTGATCGTGACCCACGAAGTGAATTTTGCCCGCCGGGTGGCCACCAGAGTGGCCTACCTGGAGCAGGGCAAGCTGGTGGAGTACGGTGATGCCTCCCTGTTTGACCACCCCCAGACCCAGCGTCTGGCGGAATTTCTGACTCATTGA
- a CDS encoding iron ABC transporter permease, producing MKRYGWTVSSWGIALVLTLPVLALIAEALLPAEDIFRHLWASVLPAYIGNTFWLVSLVMGLSLLFGLPAAWLMAMCELPGRRLLQWALILPLAMPSYIVAFVYTDLLDYSGPVQLALRDWFGWQSAGDYFFPPIRTLGGAALVMGLVLYPYVYLLGRTAFLEQSTSLIQSSRLLGCSPWQSFRRVSLPLARPALAVGLSLVAMETLAEFGTVNFFAVNTLTTAVYDTWLGYGSLQAAAKISAIMLLVVMVLLSLERMSRQRQQVFQKSMGHEQETGYRLTGGRKWAALAFCWGLVGLGFLLPFGILCYHAVRYFDRAWNARFFEYSLNSLVLSAVVAVLALAIALLLGMTHRLRGKRYTVLPMRLASMGYALPGTVLAIGVLVPLTMMDFAINDLALWLGLPEPGLLLTGTMTAIAFGYLVRFGAMAIGAVESSLNKVSPSLDMVTQTMGYGPAAMIRRVHLPLIRKGMLAGALLVFIECMKELPAALLLRPFNFQTLATYVYQFVSDEQLELGALPAIVIVLVGLIPLIFLNRSLEQHH from the coding sequence ATGAAAAGATATGGTTGGACGGTCAGCAGCTGGGGCATCGCCCTGGTGCTGACCTTGCCGGTACTGGCACTGATTGCCGAAGCCCTGTTGCCCGCAGAAGACATCTTCCGTCATCTGTGGGCTTCTGTGCTTCCGGCCTATATCGGCAACACCTTCTGGTTGGTGTCGCTGGTAATGGGACTGAGCCTGCTGTTCGGGCTGCCCGCCGCCTGGCTGATGGCCATGTGCGAGCTGCCGGGCCGGCGCTTGCTGCAATGGGCGCTGATCCTGCCCCTGGCCATGCCGTCCTACATCGTCGCCTTTGTGTACACCGACCTGCTCGACTACTCCGGTCCGGTGCAGCTGGCGCTGCGGGACTGGTTTGGCTGGCAGTCGGCCGGTGATTACTTCTTTCCTCCCATTCGCACCCTGGGCGGTGCCGCCCTGGTGATGGGGCTGGTGCTGTACCCCTACGTTTACCTGCTGGGCCGCACCGCCTTTCTGGAGCAGTCCACCAGTCTTATTCAGTCCAGTCGGCTGCTGGGCTGCTCGCCCTGGCAGAGCTTTCGCCGGGTCAGTCTGCCCCTGGCCCGCCCGGCCCTGGCGGTGGGGTTGTCGTTGGTGGCCATGGAAACCCTGGCCGAGTTCGGCACCGTCAATTTCTTTGCGGTCAATACCCTGACCACGGCGGTGTACGACACCTGGCTGGGGTATGGCAGCCTGCAGGCGGCGGCCAAGATCTCCGCCATCATGCTGCTGGTGGTCATGGTGCTGCTGAGCCTGGAGCGCATGAGCCGCCAGCGCCAGCAGGTGTTTCAGAAGAGCATGGGCCATGAACAGGAAACCGGTTACCGGCTGACCGGCGGACGCAAATGGGCGGCGCTGGCATTTTGCTGGGGCCTGGTGGGGCTGGGCTTTCTGCTGCCCTTTGGCATCCTGTGTTACCACGCGGTACGTTATTTTGACCGGGCCTGGAACGCCCGCTTTTTTGAGTACAGCCTGAACAGCCTGGTGTTGTCGGCGGTGGTGGCGGTGCTGGCGCTGGCCATTGCCCTGCTGCTGGGCATGACCCACCGCCTGCGGGGCAAGCGTTACACCGTGCTGCCGATGCGGCTGGCCTCCATGGGGTACGCCCTGCCCGGCACCGTGCTGGCCATTGGCGTGCTGGTGCCGCTCACCATGATGGACTTTGCCATCAATGATCTGGCGCTGTGGCTGGGACTGCCCGAGCCGGGGCTGCTGCTGACCGGCACCATGACCGCCATTGCCTTTGGCTATCTGGTGCGGTTTGGCGCCATGGCCATCGGCGCGGTGGAAAGCAGCCTCAACAAGGTGTCGCCGTCCCTCGATATGGTCACCCAGACCATGGGCTATGGCCCGGCGGCCATGATTCGGCGGGTGCACCTGCCGCTGATTCGCAAGGGCATGCTGGCCGGGGCCCTGCTGGTGTTTATTGAATGCATGAAGGAGTTGCCGGCGGCGCTGCTGCTCAGGCCCTTCAACTTTCAGACCCTGGCCACCTATGTGTATCAGTTCGTGTCCGACGAGCAACTGGAGCTGGGTGCGCTGCCCGCCATTGTCATCGTGTTGGTGGGACTGATACCGCTGATTTTTCTGAACCGTTCACTGGAGCAGCATCACTGA
- the arfB gene encoding alternative ribosome rescue aminoacyl-tRNA hydrolase ArfB, translating to MLEVSARVQIPEQELEFITMRAGGPGGQHVNKTDSAVQLRFDYAGSPSLPEHYKEALAKMRDHRVLASGLILIRVESERSQLMNKEAAKAALVALLQQAGKPVKVRRPTKPSKAAKAKRADSKTHRGKIKSGRGKVKL from the coding sequence ATGCTGGAGGTATCGGCCCGGGTGCAGATCCCGGAACAGGAGCTGGAGTTCATCACCATGCGGGCCGGCGGCCCGGGCGGCCAGCACGTCAACAAGACCGATTCGGCGGTGCAGCTGCGCTTTGACTATGCCGGCAGCCCCAGCCTGCCTGAGCATTACAAGGAAGCCCTGGCAAAGATGCGGGATCACCGGGTGCTGGCCAGCGGGCTGATATTAATCCGGGTGGAAAGCGAGCGCAGCCAGCTGATGAACAAGGAAGCGGCCAAAGCGGCCCTGGTTGCCCTGCTGCAACAGGCCGGCAAGCCGGTGAAGGTGCGCCGCCCCACCAAACCGAGCAAGGCGGCCAAGGCCAAGCGCGCCGACAGCAAAACCCACAGGGGCAAGATCAAGAGCGGACGGGGAAAGGTGAAGCTGTAA
- the argR gene encoding transcriptional regulator ArgR has product MNEKQEQLIKAFKALLKEERFGSQAEIVNALQDLGFENINQSKVSRMLSKFGAVRTRNAKMEMVYCLPVELGVPTSSSQLKNLVLDVGHNSALIVIHTSPGAAQLIARMLDSLGRAEGILGTIAGDDTIFITPTKETPIEELYQSVLELFEQYV; this is encoded by the coding sequence ATGAACGAAAAACAGGAACAGCTGATCAAGGCGTTCAAGGCGCTGCTTAAAGAGGAGCGGTTCGGCTCCCAGGCGGAAATCGTCAATGCCCTGCAGGATCTGGGGTTTGAGAACATCAACCAGTCCAAGGTGTCGCGCATGCTGAGCAAGTTCGGCGCCGTGCGTACCCGCAACGCCAAGATGGAAATGGTGTACTGCCTGCCGGTGGAGCTGGGTGTGCCCACCAGCAGCAGCCAGCTCAAAAACCTGGTGCTGGATGTGGGCCACAACAGCGCGCTGATCGTGATCCATACCAGCCCCGGCGCGGCCCAGCTAATTGCCCGCATGCTCGACTCCCTGGGCCGGGCCGAAGGCATTCTCGGTACCATTGCCGGCGACGACACCATCTTTATTACCCCCACCAAGGAAACCCCCATCGAGGAGCTGTACCAGAGCGTACTGGAACTGTTCGAGCAATACGTATAA
- a CDS encoding Fe(3+) ABC transporter substrate-binding protein: MTKTFSLSAAALLASSFTAQAFAEEVNVYSNRQEFLIKPIIDTFTKETGIDVNVVFIKDGMGERLEREGRLSPADLVLTVDVSRLMDVVDKELTQAVQSDVLEANIPAQYRDADGKWFALTTRARVVYSSAERVGKTDITYEELADPKYKGKICTRSGKHPYNVALTASMIAEHGSEYTKNWLQGLKANLAQKPQGGDRDQVKAIRDGVCDYALGNSYYYGAMLNDEEQREWAEAAVVNFPNQADRGTHVNISAVAMTSHAKNKDAALKLMEFLSGDEAQHLYASANHEYPVKPGVEPSELVKGWGDFKADSLPLTEVAKHAQEAIKLVDEVQYDL; the protein is encoded by the coding sequence ATGACCAAAACGTTTTCCCTCTCTGCCGCCGCTCTGCTGGCGTCCAGCTTCACGGCCCAGGCCTTTGCCGAAGAAGTAAACGTTTACTCCAACCGTCAGGAGTTTTTGATCAAGCCCATCATTGATACCTTTACCAAGGAAACCGGTATCGACGTTAATGTGGTGTTTATCAAGGACGGCATGGGTGAGCGTCTGGAGCGGGAAGGACGGTTGTCGCCGGCGGATCTGGTGCTGACCGTGGACGTCAGCCGGTTGATGGATGTGGTGGACAAGGAACTGACTCAAGCCGTGCAAAGCGACGTGCTGGAAGCCAATATTCCGGCCCAGTACCGGGATGCCGATGGCAAGTGGTTTGCCCTAACGACCCGTGCCCGTGTGGTGTACAGCTCCGCCGAGCGGGTAGGCAAAACCGACATCACCTATGAAGAACTGGCCGATCCCAAGTACAAGGGTAAAATTTGTACCCGCAGCGGCAAACACCCCTACAATGTGGCACTGACCGCTTCAATGATTGCCGAGCACGGCAGCGAGTACACCAAGAACTGGCTGCAGGGGCTGAAGGCCAACCTGGCGCAGAAGCCCCAGGGTGGCGACCGGGATCAGGTGAAGGCCATTCGTGACGGCGTCTGTGACTATGCCCTGGGCAACAGCTACTACTACGGTGCCATGCTCAACGACGAAGAGCAGCGCGAGTGGGCCGAGGCCGCCGTGGTCAACTTCCCGAACCAGGCCGATCGTGGTACCCACGTCAATATTTCTGCGGTGGCCATGACCAGTCATGCCAAGAACAAGGACGCCGCGCTCAAGCTGATGGAATTCCTGTCCGGTGACGAAGCCCAGCATCTTTATGCCTCTGCCAACCACGAATATCCGGTCAAGCCGGGCGTGGAGCCCTCCGAGCTGGTGAAGGGCTGGGGTGACTTCAAGGCCGATAGCCTGCCGCTGACCGAGGTCGCCAAACATGCCCAGGAAGCGATTAAGCTGGTAGACGAAGTGCAATACGATCTGTAA
- a CDS encoding P-II family nitrogen regulator codes for MKMICAIIKPFKLDDVRSALAGMGIDGMTVTEVKGFGRQKGHTELYRGAEYQVDFLPKIKLEIAAQSEDVERVIETITEAAGTGKIGDGKIFVYDLQQAVRIRTGERDMEAI; via the coding sequence ATGAAAATGATTTGCGCCATTATCAAACCCTTCAAGCTCGACGATGTTCGCTCGGCCCTGGCCGGCATGGGCATCGACGGCATGACGGTCACCGAGGTCAAGGGATTTGGCCGGCAAAAAGGCCACACCGAACTGTACCGCGGTGCGGAATATCAGGTGGATTTTCTGCCCAAGATCAAGCTGGAAATCGCCGCCCAGAGTGAAGACGTGGAGCGGGTGATCGAAACCATCACCGAGGCGGCCGGCACCGGCAAAATCGGCGACGGCAAGATCTTCGTGTACGACCTGCAGCAAGCGGTGCGCATTCGCACCGGCGAGCGGGATATGGAAGCCATTTAA
- a CDS encoding YacL family protein, translating to MEFDFLRDLDGRCRARCDMGHEAFGQWLTDEVDAAEASRLLDVITELDARQQDEFRQEYAEFSLALSDGEAELVGHGLAFDNDELEEGMSYYDDAHYAGCGLDDLARLLTQWREFLQNR from the coding sequence ATGGAATTTGATTTTCTGCGTGATCTGGACGGCCGTTGCCGGGCCCGGTGCGACATGGGCCACGAGGCCTTTGGCCAATGGCTGACCGACGAGGTGGACGCCGCCGAGGCAAGCCGTCTGCTGGACGTCATCACAGAGCTGGATGCACGCCAACAGGACGAATTTCGCCAGGAATATGCCGAGTTTTCCCTGGCACTGAGCGACGGCGAGGCCGAGCTGGTGGGCCACGGCCTGGCCTTTGACAACGACGAGCTGGAAGAGGGCATGAGCTACTACGACGATGCCCACTACGCCGGCTGCGGCCTGGACGATCTGGCCCGGCTGCTTACCCAGTGGCGGGAATTTCTTCAAAACCGGTAA
- the artQ gene encoding arginine ABC transporter permease ArtQ: MMTHLLNAGLMTLGLALVSLAVGMVLAVLLCGAEMSRWRLLRLPAAFTTVLRGLPEILVVFFIYFGSTHLLFLLTGEYIEFSPFWCGVTALSLLFAAYAAQTLRGALNAVSRGQRQAAQALGLPPLYTFFHIVLPQTWRHALPGLSNQWLVLLKDTALVSLIGVHDLMHQAKSAAASTYEPFTWYALAALIYLAITLVSQQGLKRLQARVTRYD, translated from the coding sequence ATGATGACGCACCTGTTGAATGCCGGCCTCATGACCTTGGGGCTGGCATTGGTCTCGCTGGCGGTGGGCATGGTGCTGGCCGTGTTGCTGTGCGGTGCCGAAATGAGTCGCTGGCGGCTGCTTCGGCTGCCGGCGGCGTTCACCACAGTGCTGCGCGGCCTGCCGGAAATCCTGGTGGTGTTCTTTATCTATTTCGGCTCCACCCATCTGCTGTTTCTGCTGACCGGCGAATACATTGAGTTCAGCCCCTTCTGGTGCGGGGTGACCGCGTTGTCGCTGCTGTTTGCCGCCTATGCCGCCCAGACCCTGCGCGGCGCGCTCAACGCCGTGTCCCGCGGGCAGCGCCAGGCGGCCCAAGCACTGGGACTGCCGCCCCTGTACACCTTCTTTCACATCGTGCTGCCGCAAACCTGGCGCCACGCCCTGCCGGGGCTGAGCAACCAGTGGCTGGTCTTACTGAAGGATACCGCCCTGGTGTCGCTGATTGGCGTGCACGACCTGATGCACCAGGCCAAGTCGGCGGCGGCCAGCACCTATGAGCCCTTTACCTGGTACGCCCTGGCGGCGCTGATTTACCTGGCCATTACCCTGGTTAGCCAGCAGGGCCTGAAACGGTTGCAGGCGAGGGTCACCCGTTATGACTAA
- a CDS encoding Dyp-type peroxidase produces MTAQAGVCAEPNLHAYYLFFNILPGRQAEVRERLRAIPWLWRELSASYPDAAFSGLAAIGNEAWDELYPQGRPKELTAFPAQGEGERSAPATPFDLFFQLRADRLDVAWIAVQKVMALLANLAELKDERQGFRYLDCRDMTGFVDGTENPQGEHRAEVALVADGPFAGGSYVHVQRFHHRMTRWQRLAVKEQEDVYGRTKADNIEYASADKPLTAHTRRTSLKDDAGNSLEILRQSMPWGSATEQGLVFISCCHTPRHFTRMLESMYRGDGEGHFDHLTLYTRPETGAAFFAPSEEWLETSGD; encoded by the coding sequence ATGACAGCACAAGCCGGCGTTTGCGCCGAACCCAATCTTCACGCTTATTACCTGTTTTTCAATATCCTGCCCGGTCGTCAGGCCGAGGTGCGGGAGCGGCTGCGGGCCATTCCCTGGCTGTGGCGAGAGCTGAGCGCAAGCTATCCTGACGCCGCTTTCTCCGGCCTGGCGGCCATCGGCAATGAGGCGTGGGACGAGCTCTATCCCCAAGGGCGGCCGAAGGAGCTGACTGCTTTTCCGGCCCAGGGGGAAGGGGAACGTTCGGCACCGGCCACTCCCTTTGATCTGTTTTTTCAGCTGCGCGCCGACCGTCTCGATGTGGCCTGGATTGCGGTACAGAAGGTCATGGCGTTGCTGGCTAATCTGGCGGAGCTGAAGGACGAACGCCAGGGCTTTCGCTATCTCGATTGCCGCGACATGACCGGTTTTGTGGACGGCACCGAAAACCCGCAAGGGGAGCACAGGGCCGAGGTGGCGCTGGTGGCCGATGGTCCCTTTGCCGGCGGCAGCTATGTGCATGTGCAGCGCTTTCACCACCGCATGACCCGCTGGCAGCGGCTGGCCGTGAAAGAGCAGGAGGACGTGTACGGCCGTACCAAGGCCGACAATATCGAGTACGCTTCCGCCGACAAGCCACTGACCGCCCATACCAGGCGCACCAGCCTGAAGGACGACGCCGGCAACAGCCTGGAGATTCTGCGTCAGAGCATGCCCTGGGGCAGTGCCACCGAGCAGGGGCTGGTGTTTATTTCCTGTTGCCACACGCCCCGGCACTTTACCCGCATGCTGGAAAGCATGTACCGGGGAGACGGCGAAGGGCACTTTGATCACCTGACGCTGTACACGCGCCCGGAAACCGGGGCGGCGTTTTTTGCGCCGTCGGAAGAATGGCTGGAAACAAGCGGGGACTAG
- a CDS encoding lysine/arginine/ornithine ABC transporter substrate-binding protein: MKKTLLSLALLAAAGSAAAQADEVKFVTNAAYPPFEFVDDNNEMQGFDIDLAKALCEVAALECSFHNQAFDSLIPSLKFKRYHAAIAAMDITPERAEQVDFSDIYYENSAVFVAPNGKFSAIDGLKGQTVGVQNGTSHQKYIQDKLEGEGLEPRSYQSVQDALLDLTNGRIEAVFADTAVVGDWLAKSDGFEVVGEAVTDDNYFGTGFGIAVTKGNQELLDKLNQGLAELKANGTYDRLYGKYFPH, translated from the coding sequence ATGAAAAAGACCCTGTTGTCCCTGGCCCTGCTGGCCGCCGCCGGCAGCGCCGCCGCCCAGGCCGACGAAGTGAAGTTCGTCACCAACGCCGCCTATCCTCCCTTTGAATTCGTTGACGACAACAACGAAATGCAGGGCTTTGACATCGATCTGGCCAAGGCCCTGTGCGAGGTGGCGGCGCTGGAGTGCAGCTTTCACAACCAGGCCTTCGACAGCCTGATCCCCAGCCTCAAGTTCAAGCGTTACCATGCCGCCATTGCCGCCATGGACATTACCCCCGAGCGCGCCGAACAGGTGGACTTCAGTGACATTTACTATGAAAACTCCGCGGTGTTTGTGGCGCCCAATGGCAAGTTCAGCGCCATCGACGGCCTCAAGGGCCAGACCGTGGGCGTGCAGAACGGCACTTCCCACCAGAAGTACATTCAGGACAAGCTGGAAGGCGAAGGCCTGGAGCCGCGCTCCTACCAGAGTGTGCAGGACGCCCTGCTGGATCTGACCAACGGCCGTATTGAAGCCGTGTTTGCCGACACCGCCGTGGTGGGCGACTGGCTGGCCAAGTCCGACGGATTCGAGGTGGTGGGCGAGGCGGTGACCGATGATAACTACTTCGGCACCGGCTTTGGCATTGCCGTGACCAAGGGCAACCAGGAACTGCTCGACAAGCTCAATCAGGGCCTGGCCGAGCTCAAGGCCAACGGCACCTACGACCGTCTTTACGGCAAGTACTTTCCCCACTGA
- the artM gene encoding arginine ABC transporter permease ArtM, producing the protein MTKVIEYSLALLEGLQITLLITASGLLLGLLIALLLTWILDKRVPVLNWLAEGYLLLITGTPLLVQIFLIYYGPAQFDWIKQSWAWQYLREPLFCAILALGMNAGAYTCRLFKGALDGVPRGETLACRALGMSEWQTLNVKLRHAMRRVIPAYSNEVVLVLKGSSLASTISIMDIMGLAQRINGQTYDTLTVFGVAGAIYLLMNSLLTWLFRLLERRALAFQQQG; encoded by the coding sequence ATGACTAAAGTAATCGAGTATTCGCTGGCTCTGCTGGAAGGGCTGCAGATCACCTTGCTGATCACCGCCTCCGGCCTGCTGCTGGGGCTGTTGATCGCCTTGCTGCTCACCTGGATCCTGGACAAGCGGGTGCCGGTGCTGAACTGGCTGGCGGAAGGCTACCTGCTGCTGATCACCGGTACCCCCCTGCTGGTGCAGATCTTTCTGATCTACTACGGCCCGGCCCAGTTTGACTGGATCAAGCAGAGCTGGGCCTGGCAGTATCTGCGTGAACCCCTGTTCTGTGCCATTCTGGCCCTGGGCATGAACGCCGGAGCCTATACCTGCCGGCTGTTCAAGGGCGCCCTGGATGGGGTGCCGAGAGGAGAAACCCTGGCCTGCCGGGCGCTCGGCATGAGCGAATGGCAGACCCTGAACGTGAAGTTGCGCCACGCCATGCGCCGGGTGATCCCGGCCTATTCCAACGAGGTGGTGCTGGTGCTCAAGGGCAGTTCCCTGGCCAGCACCATTTCCATTATGGACATCATGGGCCTGGCCCAGCGCATCAACGGCCAGACCTACGACACCCTGACGGTGTTCGGGGTGGCGGGGGCCATTTACCTGTTGATGAACAGCCTGCTGACCTGGCTGTTCCGTCTGCTGGAACGGCGCGCGCTGGCGTTCCAGCAGCAGGGATAA